A stretch of Mustelus asterias chromosome 24, sMusAst1.hap1.1, whole genome shotgun sequence DNA encodes these proteins:
- the ankrd34c gene encoding ankyrin repeat domain-containing protein 34C, whose product MDDTIELRTDGNSLLKAVWLGRLRLTRLLLEGGAYINESNERGETPLMVACMTRHVDQQSVSKAKMVKYLLENQADPNIQDKSGKTALMHACIERAGEEAVSLLLTNGADPSLEDHSGASALVYAINTDDKEVLKSLLNACKAKGKEVIIITTDKSPSGTKTTKQYLNVPPSPELEERHTPICMSPSDIELKTSLTPSPTDEQENEKSFNFQIMSHQTGNYTGKTHNDPGSPTRKVNPKRIGTRLPQLKRLQSEPWGLIAPSVLAASAYQEECKRLSSDDEVIQGINGLALPKRTNLSRTNSVESKDPSTFPFVGDSTSRTPSTSAPVSRKQSYEKSQTQHQPLARRSTLPSEQDTVSSFASTGPASLRDTVHRRRLGNDHYDSDSQLYSDSVSNPFDSGKITFERKKHNTSPLTLLTSSRESLDSISSTSPSSVRRRPPGLLERRGSGTLLLDHISHTRPGHLPPLNVNPNPPIPDIGCNSKPSSPLTMCLKSMVPMAPSSPKRNDMKAKKKLVRRHSMQVEQMKQLSDFEELNT is encoded by the coding sequence ATGGATGATACTATTGAACTGCGGACTGATGGGAATTCTCTACTAAAGGCAGTTTGGTTGGGAAGGTTGAGATTAACAAGACTTTTGTTGGAGGGTGGAGCGTACATAAATGAAAGCAATGAAAGAGGAGAGACCCCCCTCATGGTGGCATGTATGACCAGGCACGTCGACCAACAGAGTGTGAGCAAAGCCAAGATGGTGAAGTACCTGCTGGAAAATCAGGCAGACCCGAACATTCAAGACAAGTCTGGCAAAACAGCGTTAATGCACGCCTGCATTGAACGAGCTGGAGAGGAAGCTGTGTCCCTGTTACTCACCAATGGAGCAGATCCGAGCTTGGAGGATCATTCCGGTGCTTCTGCCTTGGTTTATGCCATTAACACAGATGACAAAGAGGTCCTAAAAAGTCTACTAAATGCCTGCAAAGCCAAAGGGAAGGAGGTGATAATAATAACAACTGATAAATCTCCTTCTGGTACAAAGACAACAAAACAGTATCTAAATGTGCCACCTTCACCAGAACTGGAGGAAAGACACACTCCTATCTGTATGTCCCCATCTGATATTGAACTCAAGACATCTCTGACTCCATCTCCCACAGATGAACAGGAAAATGAAAAATCCTTTAATTTCCAAATCATGTCGCATCAGACTGGAAACTACACCGGCAAAACCCACAATGACCCTGGCTCTCCAACCAGAAAAGTCAATCCTAAAAGAATTGGGACTCGTTTGCCCCAACTGAAGCGACTCCAATCGGAGCCCTGGGGTTTGATTGCACCGTCTGTCTTAGCTGCTTCAGCCTATCAGGAAGAGTGCAAAAGACTTAGTTCAGATGACGAGGTGATCCAGGGAATCAATGGGTTAGCCCTGCCCAAACGCACCAACTTGTCCAGAACAAACAGTGTTGAAAGCAAAGATCCATCTACCTTCCCATTTGTGGGTGATTCAACTTCTCGAACTCCCTCCACATCTGCACCGGTCTCCCGAAAGCAATCTTATGAGAAAAGCCAAACTCAGCATCAGCCTTTAGCTCGGAGAAGCACCTTGCCTTCGGAGCAAGATACTGTTAGCAGCTTCGCTTCCACGGGCCCGGCGAGCTTGCGAGACACTGTCCATCGCAGAAGATTAGGCAATGACCACTACGATTCAGACTCCCAGCTGTACTCGGACTCGGTCTCCAATCCATTTGATTCTGGAAAAATCACTTTCGAAAGAAAGAAACACAACACGTCTCCGCTGACACTATTAACCAGCTCCCGAGAGTCACTGGACAGCATCTCCAGCACATCCCCCAGTTCTGTGCGACGCAGACCTCCTGGTTTACTGGAAAGGAGAGGTTCTGGGACTCTCCTGCTCGATCATATCTCCCACACAAGGCCAGGACATCTCCCCCCATTGAACGTCAATCCCAATCCACCCATCCCTGACATAGGGTGCAACAGCAAACCTTCATCTCCTCTGACCATGTGTCTGAAATCTATGGTTCCCATGGCACCATCTTCACCAAAGCGAAACGACATGAAAGCCAAAAAGAAGCTCGTGAGAAGGCACTCTATGCAAGTGGAGCAAATGAAACAGCTTTCTGATTTTGAAGAGTTGAATACTTAA